A genomic segment from Triticum dicoccoides isolate Atlit2015 ecotype Zavitan chromosome 1A, WEW_v2.0, whole genome shotgun sequence encodes:
- the LOC119356775 gene encoding AAA-ATPase At3g50940-like, producing the protein MSSGEYERYVAMAATAAGAAMVINGLMNELLPYELRDALTLSTADVVRRLRARLSPTHTVVIDEAEGLAPNQLFDAARAYLASLTGTASAARRLRASRVDEAQGILVTMDHGEETVDVHDGVTYTWRLVSRDVAGNSGSFASHGSGAGQHGRRGPHGGCHRSFELSFHKKHKEQALASYLPFVVDAAKAIRDRHRDLKMHMIEYDAWTPVDLRHPSTFDTIAMDGDLKRSVMDDLERFVGRKDYYRRTGRAWKRGYLLYGPPGTGKSSLVAAMANYLKFDIYDLELTEVKSNSDLRRLLVGMSNRSILVVEDIDCSVDLPQRGHEGGERRARHSFIGGEDNEDKMTLSGLLNFVDGLWSTSGEERIIVFTTNYKERLDPALLRPGRMDMHIHMGYCTSESFRILARNYHFVEDDHTIYPEIEKLMEEVPITPAEVAEVLMRNDGADAALSDLVGFLKAKRGEVGASKGVKHHGNNKVEKYEQTMVLYCTPEYFRGVSRDYQSLKDRAMIPEVEQLLSEVPTTVEEVTDVVGRNNGGADAAIRDLIRFLKAKRGDAGENNGVNQDGNHNGDNK; encoded by the exons ATGTCGTCCGGCGAGTATGAGCGCTACGTGgccatggcggcaacggcggcgggggcggcgatggTCATCAACGGCCTGATGAACGAGCTGCTGCCCTACGAGCTCCGCGACGCGCTCACTCTCTCCACCGCCGACGTGGTGCGCCGCCTCCGCGCCCGCCTCTCCCCCACCCACACCGTCGTCATCGACGAGGCCGAGGGCCTCGCGCCCAACCAGCTCTTCGACGCCGCCCGCGCCTACCTCGCCTCGCTCACCGgcaccgcctccgccgcccgccgcctccgcgccTCGCGCGTCGACGAGGCCCAGGGCATCCTCGTCACCATGGACCACGGCGAGGAGACCGTCGACGTCCACGACGGCGTCACCTACACCTGGCGCCTCGTCTCCCGCGACGTCGCCGGTAACAGCGGCTCCTTCGCAAGCCACGGCTCTGGCGCCGGCCAACACGGGCGCCGCGGCCCTCACGGCGGCTGCCACAGATCCTTCGAGCTCAGCTTCCACAAGAAGCACAAGGAGCAGGCGCTCGCCTCGTACCTCCCGTTCGTCGTGGACGCCGCCAAGGCCATCCGGGACCGGCACCGGGACCTCAAGATGCACATGATCGAGTACGACGCGTGGACCCCCGTGGACCTCCGCCACCCCTCCACCTTCGACACGATCGCCATGGACGGCGACCTCAAGCGGTCCGTCATGGACGACCTCGAGCGGTTCGTCGGGAGGAAGGACTACTACCGCAGGACCGGCAGGGCGTGGAAGCGCGGGTACCTGCTCTACGGCCCGCCGGGCACCGGCAAGTCTAGCCTCGTAGCCGCCATGGCCAACTACCTCAAGTTCGACATCTACGACCTCGAGCTGACCGAGGTCAAGTCCAACTCGGACCTCCGCAGGCTGCTCGTCGGCATGAGCAACCGCTCCATCCTCGTCGTCGAGGACATCGACTGCAGCGTCGATCTGCCACAGCGCGGCCACGAAGGCGGCGAGAGGCGTGCCAGGCACAGCTTCATCGGAGGAGAAGACAACGAGGACAAG ATGACGTTGTCCGGGCTGCTCAACTTCGTCGACGGGCTGTGGTCGACGAGCGGGGAGGAGAGGATCATCGTCTTCACCACCAACTACAAGGAGCGGCTCGACCCGGCACTGCTGCGGCCTGGTAGGATGGACATGCACATCCACATGGGATATTGCACCTCGGAGTCCTTCAGGATCCTGGCCAGGAACTACCACTTCGTCGAAGATGACCACACCATATATCCGGAGATCGAGAAGCTGATGGAGGAGGTGCCGATCACACCGGCAGAGGTTGCCGAGGTTCTGATGAGGAACGACGGAGCCGACGCTGCGCTTAGTGATCTCGTCGGGTTCCTCAAGGCAAAGAGGGGAGAAGTCGGTGCGAGCAAGGGCGTGAAACATCATGGAAACAACAAGGTGGAGAAATATGAGCAGACAATGGTGTTGTACTGCACTCCGGAGTACTTTAGGGGCGTGTCCCGTGACTACCAATCACTTAAAGACCGTGCCATGATTCCCGAGGTCGAGCAGTTGTTGAGTGAGGTGCCGACCACGGTCGAAGAGGTCACCGATGTTGTAGGGAGGAATAACGGCGGGGCGGACGCCGcaatccgagatctcatccggttcCTCAAGGCAAAGAGGGGTGACGCCGGTGAGAACAATGGTGTGAACCAAGATGGAAACCACAATGGTgataataaatag